A single Sporosarcina sp. FSL W8-0480 DNA region contains:
- a CDS encoding ABC-F family ATP-binding cassette domain-containing protein, which yields MIVLQVNGLTKSFSGTDILESVRLEVQHRDRVALVGRNGAGKSTLLKIIAGEMTADSGDIIMPKDVQIGYLEQHAGIDSSRTVWAEMMTVFEPLLSMEQKLRMLEAQMADPTVYGITEEYERVMKEYDALQIEFKDSGGYQYESDIRSVLHGMRFYPDDYEKKVNLLSGGQKTRLALAKMLLSKPDLLILDEPTNHLDIETLGWLEKYLVSYEGAILIVSHDRYFLDQIVTITYEVSRRKVTKYVGNYSAYLDEKAKNYERDKKLYERESSEKAKLEEFIARNIARASTSKMAKSRRKLLERTEWMDAPDGDERSASFSFSIERPSGNDVLKLENIAIGYNGKPVSKNINMHAYKGDRIAILGPNGIGKSTLLKTIVKMQEPLDGTIRYGTNVQFGYYDQNQATIIGTGTVLQELWDEWPMMNEKDVRTVLGRFLFTGEDVEKSVTSLSGGERARLSLAKLMLQKSNTLILDEPTNHLDLDSKEVLENALDDFPGTILFVSHDRYFINRIATKVIDVTNVGVTEYLGDYNYFIEKKTELAELKAEESSSQQRIQTKNHRNEDDKEFKRQERRLTRAIAEIETSLAKMDEDIASLQEELLQPEFADDHIKLMELQEQIDALQMKHDEQSEEWLALQEKLENLHLQS from the coding sequence ATGATTGTTTTACAGGTGAATGGACTAACTAAATCCTTTTCAGGGACTGATATATTGGAAAGTGTGAGACTCGAAGTACAGCATCGTGATAGAGTTGCACTCGTAGGTCGCAACGGTGCCGGCAAATCCACATTGCTCAAGATTATTGCAGGAGAGATGACAGCGGATTCGGGTGACATTATCATGCCAAAAGACGTTCAGATAGGATATCTTGAACAGCATGCAGGGATTGACTCTTCACGTACTGTTTGGGCAGAAATGATGACCGTTTTCGAACCTTTGCTATCAATGGAACAAAAACTTCGCATGCTTGAAGCACAAATGGCGGATCCAACTGTTTACGGGATTACTGAAGAATACGAGCGAGTCATGAAGGAGTATGATGCCCTCCAGATCGAATTCAAGGATTCCGGAGGCTATCAATACGAATCTGACATTCGTTCCGTTCTTCACGGCATGCGATTTTATCCAGATGACTACGAGAAGAAAGTCAATCTTCTTTCAGGTGGGCAAAAAACACGACTTGCTCTCGCAAAGATGCTGCTGAGCAAACCCGATCTTCTCATTTTGGACGAGCCGACGAACCATTTAGATATCGAGACGCTTGGCTGGCTTGAAAAATATCTTGTCTCTTATGAAGGAGCGATTCTTATCGTTTCACATGACCGATATTTCCTTGACCAGATTGTAACAATCACGTACGAAGTATCCAGACGGAAAGTGACGAAGTATGTCGGAAACTATAGCGCGTATTTGGATGAAAAAGCAAAGAACTACGAACGTGACAAGAAACTGTATGAACGTGAATCAAGTGAAAAGGCCAAACTTGAAGAGTTCATTGCTCGAAATATCGCACGAGCTTCCACTTCCAAAATGGCAAAAAGTAGACGGAAACTCCTTGAACGGACTGAATGGATGGATGCACCCGACGGGGATGAACGTTCCGCAAGCTTTTCATTCTCAATCGAAAGGCCAAGTGGGAATGATGTACTGAAACTTGAGAACATCGCAATCGGCTATAATGGCAAACCAGTTTCCAAAAACATTAATATGCATGCCTACAAAGGTGACAGGATTGCCATATTAGGTCCGAATGGAATCGGTAAGTCGACATTGCTCAAAACGATTGTGAAAATGCAAGAACCATTAGACGGGACGATTCGTTATGGCACTAATGTCCAGTTCGGGTATTACGATCAAAATCAGGCGACAATCATCGGTACGGGGACGGTCCTACAGGAGCTTTGGGATGAATGGCCAATGATGAATGAAAAGGATGTCCGTACAGTGTTAGGACGCTTCCTCTTTACTGGGGAAGATGTTGAAAAATCAGTGACATCGTTATCAGGTGGTGAGAGGGCTCGCCTTTCATTGGCAAAACTGATGCTTCAAAAGTCGAATACGCTCATCCTTGACGAACCAACGAATCATCTTGACCTCGACAGCAAAGAAGTACTTGAAAATGCATTGGACGACTTTCCTGGAACCATCCTTTTCGTTTCGCATGACCGATACTTCATCAATCGGATTGCGACAAAAGTAATCGATGTCACAAACGTAGGTGTAACGGAGTATCTTGGCGACTACAATTATTTTATCGAAAAGAAGACAGAGCTTGCCGAGTTGAAAGCGGAAGAGTCTTCGTCACAACAGAGGATCCAAACGAAAAACCATCGCAACGAGGATGACAAAGAATTCAAGAGGCAGGAACGCCGACTGACAAGGGCAATAGCAGAAATTGAAACATCATTAGCCAAAATGGACGAAGATATTGCAAGTTTACAGGAAGAGCTCTTACAACCAGAATTTGCTGATGACCATATTAAACTAATGGAGCTTCAAGAACAGATTGATGCATTGCAGATGAAACATGATGAGCAGTCGGAAGAATGGTTGGCTCTTCAAGAGAAGTTGGAGAATCTACATTTACAATCATAA